From a single Bacillus gobiensis genomic region:
- a CDS encoding magnesium transporter CorA family protein — MLDIYLSNESGKLQKTNEITKGCWINMINPNTDEINYICNNLDIPTDFIKDALDDEERSRIEKEDDNILIIVDFPYITHDDAGFPIYETIPIGMAIAKNCFITVSLKDTPILNDFSNQKIRDFYTYKRTRFALQILYVISTYYLRYLKQINKKTNEIENELHQSMKNKELYAFLALEKSLVYFTTSLKANKIVLEKLMRLNHLKMYDEDKDLLDDVIIENTQAIEMADTYSSILSGMMDAFASVISNNLNIVMKFLTSITIVLSLPTMVASFYGMNVDLPFQKNPHAFWLTILFAVILSSGTAIIFWKKRFF; from the coding sequence ATGTTAGACATTTATTTGAGCAACGAATCAGGAAAACTTCAAAAAACAAATGAAATTACCAAGGGTTGCTGGATTAATATGATCAACCCGAATACAGATGAAATCAATTATATTTGCAATAATTTAGATATTCCAACAGATTTTATTAAAGATGCACTTGATGATGAAGAAAGATCCCGAATTGAAAAAGAAGACGATAATATCTTAATTATCGTTGATTTTCCATACATTACCCACGATGATGCAGGTTTTCCCATTTATGAAACAATTCCTATCGGTATGGCAATAGCAAAAAATTGTTTCATTACTGTGTCTTTAAAGGATACCCCTATTCTCAACGACTTTAGCAATCAAAAAATCCGTGACTTTTATACCTATAAACGAACAAGATTTGCGTTGCAGATTCTTTATGTGATCTCTACCTATTATTTAAGATATTTAAAGCAAATCAATAAAAAAACAAATGAAATTGAAAACGAATTGCATCAATCAATGAAAAATAAAGAATTATACGCCTTTCTTGCTCTTGAGAAAAGCTTGGTATATTTCACTACATCATTGAAGGCGAACAAAATCGTTTTAGAAAAATTAATGAGATTAAATCATTTAAAGATGTACGATGAAGACAAGGATTTATTAGACGATGTAATTATCGAAAATACACAAGCCATTGAAATGGCCGATACGTACAGCAGTATTTTAAGCGGAATGATGGATGCTTTCGCTTCAGTTATCTCTAACAATTTGAATATCGTGATGAAGTTTCTGACTTCCATTACCATCGTTTTATCGCTTCCTACTATGGTCGCCAGCTTCTACGGCATGAACGTTGATTTGCCTTTTCAAAAAAATCCGCATGCTTTTTGGTTAACGATATTATTTGCCGTCATTTTATCAAGCGGTACAGCAATTATCTTTTGGAAAAAGAGATTTTTCTAA
- a CDS encoding ABC transporter permease gives MIFFKSLQLEWYKVRKSKILLLIWLGPMIALMVGLSGSNEMGTSPWHEALMYISMVYGLLFLPLFIGILAGSICRYEHQNNSWKQMLTLPVTRSTVFWSKYVLILLIVSFLQLMVFVVFRIAGTMAGYGEPFPIGTIAKSMIGSLIAVFPIAALLLWVGIAWTSFAAPFALNVIFTLPSIMVANSETYGPIYPWTQPFLMMMPVNEGEVFYVPLAKLSLVIGGSLIVFLAGGLMYMKKKAI, from the coding sequence ATGATTTTTTTTAAAAGCTTGCAGCTGGAATGGTATAAGGTAAGAAAATCGAAAATACTATTGCTCATTTGGCTGGGGCCGATGATTGCTCTCATGGTGGGATTATCAGGATCGAATGAGATGGGGACAAGTCCATGGCATGAGGCATTAATGTATATTAGTATGGTGTACGGTCTTCTCTTCCTTCCGTTGTTTATCGGTATTCTTGCGGGAAGCATATGCAGGTACGAGCACCAGAATAATAGCTGGAAGCAGATGCTGACACTCCCCGTAACAAGATCAACCGTCTTTTGGTCAAAATACGTGCTCATTTTATTGATCGTTTCTTTTCTTCAGCTCATGGTGTTCGTTGTTTTTAGGATAGCCGGGACTATGGCGGGATACGGAGAACCCTTTCCGATTGGAACGATAGCCAAAAGCATGATTGGCAGCCTTATCGCTGTCTTTCCTATTGCCGCTCTATTGCTGTGGGTAGGGATTGCCTGGACGAGCTTTGCTGCTCCCTTTGCATTAAATGTGATTTTTACATTGCCGTCTATAATGGTTGCCAATTCAGAAACATATGGTCCAATCTATCCGTGGACACAGCCGTTTTTAATGATGATGCCGGTTAACGAAGGGGAAGTGTTTTACGTGCCGCTGGCCAAACTTTCTCTGGTGATCGGAGGGAGCTTGATTGTCTTTTTGGCAGGCGGGCTGATGTATATGAAGAAAAAAGCGATTTAG
- a CDS encoding ABC transporter permease, with translation MIGSLIKIELLKVKRKGLWFLVFLGAFGVISLQAVNYGVRYDYLITQYDNQWAGVFQNVNMFLPSAVLLGSCIVASMMAGIEHQTNAWKQIFALPVKKRDVYFAKYFVLFMMILTASFLVWIGTALLGLALGFGPDVPWVAAAKNSFFPMLAAMPILALQLWLSMTFDNQGISLTVGILGMIVAMFGGGNLVADWVIWTWANAYPWEAESLQFVWLGIALGIALYAGGALDFSRRERK, from the coding sequence ATGATTGGATCGCTTATAAAAATAGAATTGTTAAAAGTCAAAAGAAAGGGATTATGGTTTCTTGTCTTTCTCGGTGCTTTCGGGGTCATTTCTCTTCAAGCAGTGAACTACGGCGTGCGGTACGATTATTTAATTACCCAGTATGACAATCAATGGGCAGGCGTCTTTCAAAATGTGAATATGTTTTTGCCCTCAGCTGTACTGCTTGGATCATGCATTGTCGCTTCCATGATGGCGGGTATTGAACACCAGACCAATGCCTGGAAACAAATTTTTGCATTGCCGGTTAAGAAAAGAGACGTATACTTTGCCAAATATTTTGTTCTTTTTATGATGATCCTGACCGCCAGTTTTCTCGTTTGGATAGGGACGGCATTGCTCGGGTTGGCTCTTGGCTTCGGTCCGGATGTGCCATGGGTGGCGGCAGCTAAAAATAGTTTTTTTCCTATGCTTGCTGCCATGCCGATTTTAGCGCTCCAGCTATGGCTGTCCATGACGTTTGACAATCAGGGAATCAGCCTGACCGTAGGGATTTTAGGAATGATCGTTGCCATGTTCGGTGGAGGCAATCTAGTGGCTGATTGGGTCATATGGACGTGGGCGAATGCCTATCCGTGGGAAGCAGAATCTCTTCAGTTTGTATGGCTTGGAATAGCGCTGGGAATAGCACTCTACGCAGGCGGTGCGCTCGATTTTTCAAGAAGGGAGCGGAAATAA
- a CDS encoding ABC transporter ATP-binding protein: MEMIVQTKNLTKRFGQELAVKGIDLSVKKGEIYGFLGANGAGKTTTIRMLLGLLNPTHGSVEVFGQDIQKNKLTILGKVGSLVESPSYYGHLTAEENLETLRKVLNQPKRRIQEVLAIVGLSNTGKKKVKGFSLGMKQRLGLAAALLREPELLILDEPTNGLDPQGIIEIRELIKRLPKEQNMTVIISSHLLSEIDQMATSVGVISKGELIFQDSIAVLRKQAGQMVQLRVSDPKNAANILLSHGIEASVQQGVLRLPESPDEKIAKIVKLLSKHDVSIYRVEEEKRSLEDIFLNMTKEEKSA, encoded by the coding sequence ATGGAAATGATTGTACAAACAAAAAATCTAACAAAACGCTTTGGCCAGGAGCTGGCTGTAAAAGGGATCGATTTATCCGTAAAAAAAGGAGAGATCTATGGTTTTCTTGGAGCGAATGGCGCCGGTAAAACAACAACGATTCGAATGCTGCTCGGGCTCTTGAATCCGACTCATGGATCGGTTGAAGTGTTTGGCCAGGATATTCAAAAAAACAAACTGACAATCCTAGGCAAGGTAGGTTCATTAGTGGAGTCGCCATCCTACTATGGGCACTTAACAGCAGAAGAAAATCTGGAAACGCTCAGAAAAGTCCTGAATCAACCGAAACGGCGCATTCAGGAAGTTTTGGCGATCGTAGGACTGAGCAATACAGGCAAGAAAAAAGTAAAGGGCTTTTCGCTAGGCATGAAACAGCGGTTAGGTCTTGCTGCAGCTCTGCTTCGGGAACCGGAGCTGTTAATTTTAGATGAACCGACAAACGGATTAGACCCTCAAGGGATTATTGAAATTAGAGAACTGATCAAGCGCTTGCCGAAAGAGCAAAATATGACAGTCATTATCTCCAGCCATTTGCTGTCGGAAATCGACCAAATGGCAACATCGGTAGGCGTCATTTCGAAAGGCGAGCTTATTTTTCAGGATTCGATCGCTGTCCTGCGAAAACAAGCCGGACAAATGGTTCAGCTTAGAGTTAGTGATCCGAAAAATGCGGCGAACATCCTGCTCTCTCACGGAATTGAAGCCAGTGTGCAACAAGGGGTGCTCCGTTTGCCTGAATCACCGGATGAAAAAATTGCGAAGATCGTTAAGCTTCTCTCGAAACATGACGTATCAATTTATCGGGTCGAGGAGGAAAAACGGTCACTTGAAGACATCTTCTTGAATATGACCAAAGAGGAGAAAAGTGCATGA
- a CDS encoding HAMP domain-containing sensor histidine kinase, whose amino-acid sequence MKWRHSILTRYLLVVFFALILLPMGIPIVSILVYTPYDMQHNSQPYSEEKIERDWHDEVSTWLELFPAERQDRMKQWKERYPEASFFIVNKNGRTSEKLPENLDVQQEWTSGTTAEFIKKRYGNDPYTVIAFIGNDQKNGLAVIQIPRSVLHPPIQINPLFIGLGLLLLLLIFIAASLWFIIRLRNRIRHLQQTMDHSENGALPSQVKIGKMDEIGQLQNAFNKMVVELEKSRKREQEEESLRRQLISNLSHDLRTPLTTLQAHTYSLSRERLSDTGRESVQILDQKITLLDRLIDNLLSYTLLTAGKYHMDIQELDINRFLRSQVASWYPVFENEGIEVDVDLHPLIHPKWHVDIHWMERIVDNLFQNVVRHAKQGGYIRIHTLQRDSADGLIIEDRGPGFAGISKEAGAGIGLTIVSKMIKDMNMDWKIASSETGAKICIYYPH is encoded by the coding sequence ATGAAGTGGAGACATTCGATCCTTACACGTTATTTACTCGTGGTATTTTTTGCTTTAATCTTGCTTCCAATGGGGATCCCGATTGTATCCATTCTTGTTTACACACCATATGATATGCAGCATAACAGCCAGCCATACAGCGAAGAGAAAATCGAAAGGGATTGGCACGATGAAGTAAGTACCTGGTTGGAACTATTTCCTGCAGAACGTCAAGATCGTATGAAGCAGTGGAAGGAAAGGTATCCGGAGGCTTCCTTCTTCATTGTAAATAAAAATGGACGTACCTCAGAGAAGCTGCCTGAGAATTTGGACGTGCAGCAAGAATGGACGTCAGGAACGACGGCTGAATTTATTAAAAAGCGATATGGGAATGATCCATATACAGTCATCGCCTTTATCGGAAATGACCAGAAAAATGGGCTTGCTGTAATTCAAATTCCAAGATCTGTTCTGCATCCGCCGATTCAAATCAATCCGCTTTTCATCGGGCTGGGGCTGCTTTTATTGCTTTTGATTTTCATTGCTGCGTCTCTTTGGTTTATTATCCGTCTCCGAAATCGAATCCGGCATCTGCAGCAAACGATGGATCATTCTGAAAATGGAGCGCTTCCCAGTCAGGTGAAAATCGGGAAGATGGATGAGATCGGCCAGCTGCAAAACGCATTCAACAAAATGGTCGTTGAACTAGAAAAGAGCCGGAAAAGGGAACAGGAAGAGGAATCCCTGCGCCGCCAGCTCATTTCGAATCTTTCTCATGATCTCAGGACACCGTTAACGACCCTTCAGGCACATACCTATTCATTATCAAGAGAACGGTTAAGCGATACTGGCCGGGAGTCCGTACAGATTCTCGATCAGAAAATAACCCTTTTGGACCGGTTGATTGATAATTTGCTCTCTTATACTTTATTAACAGCAGGGAAGTATCATATGGATATTCAGGAGCTGGACATCAATCGATTCTTGCGTTCGCAGGTGGCATCATGGTATCCGGTTTTCGAGAATGAAGGAATTGAAGTTGACGTTGATTTACATCCTTTAATTCATCCCAAATGGCACGTGGATATTCATTGGATGGAGCGGATTGTCGACAACTTATTTCAAAACGTTGTACGTCACGCCAAGCAGGGCGGCTATATTCGCATTCATACCTTGCAAAGGGATTCGGCAGATGGGTTGATTATCGAGGATCGCGGACCCGGGTTTGCGGGAATTTCTAAAGAAGCAGGAGCTGGGATCGGTTTAACGATTGTTTCTAAGATGATCAAAGATATGAATATGGACTGGAAGATTGCTTCATCGGAAACCGGAGCAAAAATATGTATCTATTATCCTCATTAA
- a CDS encoding response regulator transcription factor — MNHILYIEDEEEIGKWVTRELEKQEYKITWLKEGKDISVYLPEADLVILDIMLPGLDGFSLGRRIKKEKHEVPVLMLTARTAIEDKVEGLTFADDYLTKPFHPEELAARIKSLLRRFDRGQEKMILHHLEIVLPDGTITNRETGEDIILSGKQYQIFQFFLKHQNQILTKEQIYESVWGEPYIEGDKTPMVHIRYLREKIEKDPSSPKIVETIRGVGYRVKS, encoded by the coding sequence ATGAATCATATTTTATACATTGAAGATGAAGAAGAGATTGGCAAGTGGGTAACTCGAGAGTTGGAAAAACAAGAATACAAGATTACGTGGCTTAAAGAAGGGAAAGACATTTCGGTTTATTTGCCGGAGGCTGATCTCGTCATTTTAGATATTATGCTTCCCGGGCTGGACGGTTTTTCGCTGGGCCGCCGCATAAAAAAGGAAAAACATGAGGTGCCCGTCTTAATGTTAACCGCCCGTACGGCGATTGAGGATAAAGTAGAAGGACTTACCTTTGCCGATGACTATCTAACCAAACCGTTTCATCCGGAGGAGCTGGCGGCCCGCATTAAATCATTGCTCAGGCGCTTCGATCGAGGGCAGGAAAAGATGATCCTGCATCATTTGGAAATCGTTCTGCCTGATGGCACGATTACAAATCGTGAAACGGGAGAAGACATCATTTTATCAGGGAAGCAATATCAAATTTTTCAGTTTTTCTTAAAGCACCAAAATCAAATTCTGACAAAAGAGCAAATCTATGAATCAGTTTGGGGAGAGCCTTACATTGAAGGGGATAAAACGCCGATGGTTCATATCCGCTATCTTCGCGAAAAAATTGAAAAGGATCCTTCGTCACCAAAAATTGTTGAAACGATCCGCGGGGTCGGCTACAGGGTCAAATCATGA
- a CDS encoding alpha/beta hydrolase produces MIHQTIQLWEENEYEKESRAGFIPTLTAYVQEGDSLRGAVVIVPGGGYGFISPAEGELVAEKFLQAGYHAFILTYTVNALGDQKPVKLQALRDLAKAVITIRENADHWSIDKDRLAVCGFSAGGHLAASLAVHWQQPFLQELKREGEVSHIPNAVILSYPVITTGERRHSGSVVNLLGDKPTEEMLEFMSLENHISDSTPPVFLWHTADDARVAVENSLLFATNLSARQRPFELHIYPQGRHGISTADEQWANRKHDSTSPLLAPLKHAVLEKLKNGVHNDRELGEVTSWEDFYHKKENQMGKPVPDTHVATWMGLCLEWLDRTLKEKK; encoded by the coding sequence ATGATTCATCAAACGATCCAGCTGTGGGAGGAAAATGAATATGAGAAAGAAAGCCGCGCGGGGTTTATTCCGACGTTAACCGCCTATGTGCAGGAGGGCGATTCTTTACGCGGGGCAGTTGTGATTGTACCGGGCGGGGGCTATGGTTTTATTAGTCCGGCTGAGGGAGAGCTGGTCGCAGAAAAGTTTCTCCAGGCAGGCTATCATGCTTTCATACTTACATATACGGTAAATGCGCTCGGTGATCAAAAGCCGGTTAAATTACAGGCATTGCGGGATTTGGCAAAGGCTGTGATTACGATTCGAGAAAATGCCGATCATTGGTCAATTGATAAAGACAGACTGGCCGTTTGCGGTTTTTCGGCAGGCGGACATCTTGCGGCGAGCCTGGCGGTTCATTGGCAGCAGCCGTTTTTGCAGGAATTAAAAAGGGAAGGAGAGGTGTCTCACATACCGAATGCAGTCATATTATCGTACCCGGTCATAACAACAGGTGAACGGAGACATAGCGGATCTGTTGTAAATTTATTAGGTGATAAGCCAACGGAAGAGATGTTGGAGTTTATGTCACTGGAGAATCATATCAGCGACAGCACTCCACCTGTCTTTCTTTGGCATACGGCAGATGACGCCAGAGTTGCTGTAGAAAACAGCCTGTTATTCGCAACAAACTTAAGTGCCCGGCAAAGACCGTTTGAACTGCATATCTACCCGCAAGGCAGGCACGGAATATCCACTGCTGATGAACAATGGGCGAATCGAAAGCATGACAGCACATCACCTTTGCTCGCGCCGTTGAAGCATGCGGTATTAGAAAAATTAAAAAATGGAGTACACAACGATCGTGAATTGGGAGAAGTAACGTCATGGGAAGACTTTTATCATAAAAAAGAGAATCAGATGGGAAAGCCCGTTCCGGACACTCATGTTGCAACCTGGATGGGACTTTGTTTGGAATGGCTTGATCGAACGTTAAAGGAGAAAAAATGA
- a CDS encoding DUF899 family protein: protein MHMDSAASLEKEIDSLEQELMKKKKDLANLRTSLPNLEVENYIFKDENGKDVSLLSLFQEKDELILIHNMGKSCSYCTMWADGFNGVLPHLNNKASFVVASPNDYETQSQFAKERGWTFKMVSTKDSTFTKDMGFQSEDGSFYPGVSVFVKNHNGQISRHAKAPFGPGDDYCIVWPLFDLLPSGSEDWHPKKAY from the coding sequence ATGCATATGGATTCTGCCGCTTCTTTAGAAAAAGAAATCGATTCGTTGGAACAAGAGCTTATGAAAAAGAAAAAAGATTTAGCCAATTTACGAACAAGCCTCCCGAATCTGGAAGTCGAGAATTATATTTTCAAAGACGAAAACGGAAAAGATGTATCTCTTTTAAGCTTATTTCAAGAAAAAGACGAGCTTATTCTTATTCATAACATGGGAAAATCCTGCTCTTATTGCACGATGTGGGCAGATGGGTTTAACGGTGTTTTACCTCATCTGAACAACAAGGCTTCCTTTGTCGTTGCCTCGCCAAACGATTACGAGACTCAATCTCAATTTGCAAAAGAAAGGGGCTGGACCTTTAAAATGGTCTCCACAAAGGATTCAACCTTTACAAAAGACATGGGGTTTCAATCAGAGGACGGATCATTCTATCCAGGAGTTTCAGTCTTTGTAAAGAATCACAACGGACAAATCTCCCGCCATGCTAAAGCACCCTTTGGTCCAGGGGACGACTATTGCATCGTCTGGCCTTTATTCGATTTGCTCCCATCCGGAAGCGAGGACTGGCATCCAAAAAAAGCATATTGA
- a CDS encoding SRPBCC family protein — MGTAEGKSTVWIDAKKETVWNAITDEAQLLQWYAPGSPWDIPSL; from the coding sequence ATGGGAACTGCAGAAGGTAAAAGCACTGTTTGGATTGACGCGAAGAAAGAAACCGTTTGGAATGCTATTACTGATGAAGCCCAGCTTTTACAATGGTATGCACCAGGCTCGCCTTGGGATATTCCCAGCCTATAG
- a CDS encoding SDR family oxidoreductase codes for MTTKLNGKVAIVTGASRGIGNAIAEQLADLGAKVVINYSSSPENADEAVKLIQEKGGEAIALQADISQLSDLENLFTETINAFGKIDILVNNAGLMVNNPLLEVTEEEFDKHFAINAKGTFFACQLGMKHMENGGRIVNISTSVNGQMFPAYSVYAGTKGAVEQFTRQLAKEFGPKRITINAVAPGPVNTELFTEGKTEQQIEGIKKMNAFQRIGEPEDIANVIEFLVSSQSQWITGQTIRVNGGFI; via the coding sequence ATGACTACAAAATTAAACGGAAAAGTTGCGATCGTGACAGGGGCTTCGAGAGGAATAGGGAATGCGATAGCTGAACAATTAGCAGATTTAGGGGCAAAAGTAGTCATTAATTATTCCAGCAGTCCTGAAAATGCTGACGAAGCGGTAAAGCTGATTCAAGAGAAAGGCGGCGAAGCGATCGCTTTACAAGCGGATATTAGCCAACTGAGCGATCTCGAAAATTTATTCACCGAAACGATCAATGCTTTCGGAAAAATAGATATTCTTGTGAATAATGCCGGTTTAATGGTGAATAACCCTCTCTTGGAAGTAACTGAAGAAGAATTTGATAAGCATTTTGCGATCAATGCAAAAGGGACCTTCTTCGCGTGCCAATTAGGAATGAAGCATATGGAAAATGGAGGGCGGATTGTGAATATATCCACTTCTGTTAATGGACAAATGTTTCCGGCTTACAGTGTATATGCAGGAACAAAAGGAGCTGTTGAACAATTTACAAGACAGCTTGCCAAAGAATTTGGCCCTAAACGGATTACGATTAATGCTGTTGCACCGGGTCCGGTGAACACAGAGCTTTTTACTGAAGGCAAAACGGAGCAGCAAATAGAAGGCATCAAGAAGATGAATGCTTTTCAGCGAATCGGCGAGCCAGAAGATATTGCAAATGTGATTGAATTCTTAGTCAGCTCACAATCTCAATGGATCACTGGTCAAACGATTCGGGTAAATGGCGGGTTTATTTAA
- a CDS encoding TetR/AcrR family transcriptional regulator: protein MMDKKNSILSKKDILDAAEKTLRRFGPNKTSVTDVAKELNISHGTIYRHFPNKAALKEAVTERWLEEEIIAPLKRFTHSEESASAHLLKEFIFALCSLKRSHAENDEEMFKMYAEVTVESTEIVENHVNCIIEMLSLIIEKGIHAKIIKDINHNNALSRSIFYATTRFHHPSHAYEWKSETIDEELDLVWALIKEGFVVSKAEHKKQAENK from the coding sequence ATGATGGATAAGAAAAACAGTATTTTAAGTAAGAAAGATATTTTAGATGCAGCTGAAAAAACATTGCGCCGTTTTGGACCGAATAAAACATCAGTGACAGATGTGGCGAAAGAATTAAATATCAGTCACGGAACAATTTATAGACACTTTCCGAATAAAGCTGCTTTAAAGGAAGCTGTAACAGAAAGGTGGCTGGAGGAGGAAATTATTGCTCCTTTGAAGCGATTCACTCATTCAGAAGAGTCTGCTTCAGCTCATTTGCTGAAAGAATTTATTTTCGCACTTTGCTCACTTAAGAGAAGCCATGCGGAAAATGATGAAGAAATGTTTAAAATGTATGCAGAAGTGACAGTCGAATCTACAGAGATCGTTGAAAACCATGTCAATTGCATTATTGAAATGTTAAGTCTAATTATTGAAAAAGGGATTCATGCAAAAATCATAAAAGATATAAATCATAACAATGCTTTATCTCGTTCTATTTTTTACGCGACGACAAGATTTCATCATCCATCGCATGCATACGAATGGAAAAGCGAAACGATTGATGAAGAACTTGATCTGGTTTGGGCGCTAATAAAAGAGGGTTTTGTCGTTTCAAAAGCGGAACATAAGAAGCAGGCCGAAAATAAATAA
- a CDS encoding AraC family transcriptional regulator — MIDFDQQQRIHIGKVMKYIEQNLDQKLSLEQLAKVSSYSQFHFHRIFTGLIGETPSDYVKRIRMEKAGIF; from the coding sequence ATGATTGATTTCGACCAGCAGCAGCGTATACATATCGGAAAGGTAATGAAATATATTGAACAAAACTTGGATCAGAAACTGTCTTTGGAGCAGTTGGCCAAAGTATCGTCCTACTCTCAATTTCATTTTCACAGAATATTTACCGGGCTGATCGGCGAAACCCCTTCAGATTATGTAAAAAGAATACGAATGGAGAAAGCGGGCATTTTCTGA
- the rlmN gene encoding 23S rRNA (adenine(2503)-C(2))-methyltransferase RlmN, whose protein sequence is MSKTSIYGLTLDQLTSWLVEHGQKKFRAQQVWDWLYVKRVTEFSEMINVNKDCIQLLEEHFVLHTLKQEVKQSSADGTVKFLFNLTDGNLIETVLMRHKYGLSVCVTTQVGCNIGCTFCASGLLKKSRDLSGGEIVEQIMNVQHHLDEAGQGERVSHVVVMGIGEPFDNFENMVDFLHIINSQKGLGIGARHITVSTSGLANKIYEFADLNIQVNLAISLHAPNNELRTRIMKINRAYPLEKLMPAIDYYLEKTNRRITFEYILLKDVNDHKEEALQLASLLGDKRHLAYVNLIPYNPVYEHDQYQRSDKEAILAFYDTLKKKGINCVVRQEHGTDIDAACGQLRSKQIKKTKA, encoded by the coding sequence ATGAGTAAAACATCTATTTACGGATTGACATTAGATCAATTGACTTCTTGGCTTGTGGAGCATGGACAGAAAAAATTCCGTGCACAGCAGGTTTGGGATTGGCTATATGTAAAACGGGTTACGGAATTTTCGGAAATGATAAATGTGAATAAAGACTGTATTCAGTTATTAGAAGAGCATTTTGTATTGCACACATTAAAGCAAGAAGTTAAACAATCATCAGCTGACGGAACTGTGAAATTTTTATTTAACTTGACGGATGGCAACCTGATTGAAACGGTATTAATGAGGCATAAATACGGCTTGTCGGTTTGTGTGACCACACAAGTAGGGTGTAACATTGGCTGTACGTTTTGTGCAAGCGGTTTGTTGAAAAAAAGCCGTGATTTATCCGGCGGGGAAATCGTGGAGCAGATTATGAATGTTCAGCACCATTTAGACGAAGCGGGACAAGGGGAAAGAGTTAGTCACGTTGTAGTGATGGGGATTGGCGAGCCATTTGATAACTTTGAGAACATGGTCGACTTTTTGCATATCATTAATTCCCAAAAAGGGTTGGGCATTGGCGCCCGCCATATTACAGTGTCTACGAGCGGCCTTGCCAATAAGATTTATGAATTTGCTGATTTGAATATTCAAGTGAACCTTGCGATTTCGCTGCATGCACCGAACAACGAGCTGCGCACACGGATTATGAAAATCAACCGTGCTTATCCGCTCGAAAAATTAATGCCGGCAATCGATTACTATTTAGAAAAAACAAACCGAAGAATTACATTTGAATATATTCTGCTTAAGGATGTCAATGATCATAAGGAAGAAGCCTTACAGCTTGCTTCACTTCTCGGCGACAAACGCCATCTTGCGTACGTAAACTTAATTCCATACAATCCTGTATACGAGCATGACCAATATCAAAGAAGTGATAAAGAAGCGATATTGGCGTTTTATGACACGCTTAAAAAGAAAGGCATAAATTGTGTCGTCCGCCAGGAGCACGGAACCGATATTGATGCCGCATGCGGACAATTACGAAGCAAACAAATAAAAAAGACCAAAGCTTGA